The Raphanus sativus cultivar WK10039 chromosome 2, ASM80110v3, whole genome shotgun sequence genome includes a region encoding these proteins:
- the LOC108840985 gene encoding uncharacterized protein LOC108840985 isoform X1 has translation MMTSDVETSQAFNYALSPHERCIRGDNNNNNNNKKTKNNNNTNNNVRNIHVALEKNLNVFVRDHLENVTASSGENVDESTTKAVPECSSSKSSVSKTEEPRSSSLSSIGSDPDPKLSHPGQLDKNTSRKETMPASSLVQIWEARTTSSNQNQSQTDSRTSSSGSNALENSESLSEEPPIKESETIQPIQEGSNEDEKEEEIESDSQSVSGEKEREGVRVMDIIRKLSSDTETATGNNDNGSSSYENGKEVQTTTSTTTETRSFPQVSCSPRIRGRQAFADLLVQMMRDREKELVCLLDRHCVSKFTHRGRIQSTLRIRCYERCIAIQDKYRSKSWAAGSDLNRAGGSDLNRSPRGSGVMHLLKEKNKTNSGNIETGAVSSRGRVMDKDAQKPLEKKVVEETMEKTDVKDVREVLSAAKKAVLSELVENKNGLKKPTGETSKKENAQGRGEKRETLAQEMVSAVETTKKAVLNELIENKNGLKKSTGETIKKEIAETMEKADAKEGLEGRGEKGELLKETAKKNVLSESAQGKSGLKKPIGETLQKETTQGRGETKEKAIAKENVLVGIAEKVNRWNSEEKMNWSRWTEKGKANTERVDKNEEATRRTNNNNVQSGERSNTTCEFPEKEVRRKEKEDCVSVETKSIGIRGDPQKSIAQEDEKVVQETTSRNNKNGLKKPTEKESKEGREMEEGNTFMGIAEKVKMWNSKYKKSRRRYSMDRGRGKTGKPNTERNEVLQEASWRIINVKTGERSITTSKETVLEKVVGTQEMKDKRESSREIMCEPEEKGRRIMKEEVICSGEAKSKDIIEVKVMSSQEVIVPAQESACHGSPERGKEITPPLQGEEIFILQNIEANSTKDTDGNNFQENIIEEVSREKAKEKNASQQDEEVKEVAIEFANDWDEKEVEEEEEEEDDDDDDDDDDYEDYGDFDDYIGEISTDWIYDVSRPRSYWEELRKERYLEVLNTESDKKDICNLIQSRTVSNFLTSDLRQKIDNLMTSLVQNHLSVPINQEEGEDEKEEEEEEAAEWVEECSARNQEDNETEEKPEKTNLEAASDTILEADLDACSQSSERSSTLMISWSFRDQDIDKDHEPTTSLSLPEPSSATSQTTQEMQMISDLREQMEQLQREMLELRNTVKSCTDMQLHFQKSATQDSCRSGSSAEQRVESKNPLRRKCCVCSEMPVDSLLYRCGHMCACLKCAHELQWSSKKCPICMAPIVDVVRAFLDA, from the exons ATGATGACATCTGATGTAGAAACGTCTCAGGCTTTTAATTACGCATTGAGCCCTCACGAGAGATGCATCCGtggagacaacaacaacaacaacaacaataagaagaccaagaacaacaacaacaccaacaaCAATGTCCGAAACATACACGTGGCCTTAGAGAAGAATCTCAATGTTTTTGTCAGAGATCATCTCGAAAACGTTACCGCTTCCTCCGGTGAGAATGTTGATGAATCCACCACCAAAGCTGTTCCTGAATGTTCTTCCAGCAAATCCTCTGTTTCGAAAACAGAGGAACCTCGGTCATCATCATTGTCTTCTATAGGATCCGACCCGGATCCGAAATTATCTCATCCGGGTCAACTAGATAAGAACACGTCAAGGAAAGAAACCATGCCGGCTTCTTCTCTGGTTCAGATATGGGAGGCGAGGACAACGAGCTCGAACCAAAACCAATCACAAACCGATAGCAGAACTAGTTCTTCGGGATCAAACGCGCTAGAGAACTCTGAGTCTCTCAGTGAGGAACCACCGATCAAAGAATCTGAAACCATACAACCGATCCAAGAAGGAAGCAATGAGgatgagaaagaagaagagattgaatCTGACTCACAATCTGTTTCcggagagaaagaaagagaaggtgTAAGAGTTATGGATATAATCAGGAAACTAAGCAGCGACACGGAAACAGCAACGGGTAATAACGACAACGGAAGCAGCAGTTACGAAAATGGTAAAGAAGTTCAGACAACAACATCAACAACAACAGAAACAAGAAGTTTTCCTCAGGTTTCTTGTTCCCCAAGAATAAGAGGGAGACAAGCCTTTGCTGATTTGTTAGTTCAGATGATGCGTGATCGAGAGAAAGAGCTGGTTTGTTTATTAGATCGTCATTGTGTTTCGAAGTTCACCCACCGGGGAAGGATTCAG TCGACGCTTAGGATACGATGTTACGAAAGGTGCATTGCAATTCAAGATAAGTATCGGTCTAAGTCATGGGCAGCAGGATCCGATTTAAACAGGGCAGGAGGATCTGATTTAAACCGGTCACCACGAGGGTCTGGTGTGATGCATCTTCTCAA GGAGAAAAATAAGACAAACTCTGGGAACATTGAGACTGGAGCTGTCTCTTCTCGGGGAAGGGTGATGGATAAAGATGCTCAGAAGCCTTTGGAGAAGAAAGTTGTGGAGGAAACAATGGAGAAGACTGATGTGAAGGATGTTCGAGAAGTGCTTTCTGCCGCGAAGAAAGCTGTCTTGAGTGAACTTGTAGAGAACAAGAACGGTTTAAAGAAACCTACAGGAGAAACTAGCAAGAAGGAAAATGCACAAGGGAGAGGCGAAAAGCGAGAAACACTGGCTCAAGAAATGGTTTCTGCGGTGGAAACCACGAAAAAAGCTGTCTTGAATGAACTTATAGAAAACAAGAATGGTCTAAAGAAATCCACAGGAGAAACTATTAAGAAGGAAATTGCAGAAACAATGGAAAAAGCTGATGCTAAAGAAGGTCTTGAAGGGAGAGGGGAGAAGGGGGAGTTGTTGAAGGAAACAGCCAAGAAAAATGTTTTGAGTGAAAGTGCACAGGGTAAGAGTGGTTTAAAGAAACCTATAGGGGAAACCCTTCAGAAAGAAACTACACAAGGCAGAGGAGAAACAAAGGAAAAAGCTATTGCTAAGGAAAATGTTTTGGTTGGAATAGCTGAGAAGGTGAACCGATGGAACTCAGAGGAGAAAATGAATTGGAGTAGATGGACAGAGAAAGGCAAAGCAAATACTGAGAGAGTTGATAAAAATGAAGAAGCTACAAGAAGAACCAATAATAATAATGTCCAAAGTGGGGAAAGAAGCAATACTACTTGTGAGTTTCCTGAGAAAGAAGTAAGAAGAAAGGAAAAGGAAGACTGTGTTTCTGTAGAAACTAAGTCCATAGGGATTAGGGGGGATCCTCAAAAAAGTATTGCACAAGAAGATGAAAAGGTTGTCCAGGAGACAACAAGCAGAAACAATAAAAATGGTTTAAAGAAACCTACTGAGAAGGAAAGCAAAGAAGGGAGAGAAATGGAGGAAGGAAACACATTCATGGGGATAGCTGAGAAGGTGAAAATGTGGAACTCCAAGTATAAAAAGAGCAGGAGAAGATATTCTATGGACAGAGGTAGAGGTAAAACAGGCAAACCTAATACCGAGAGAAATGAAGTGTTGCAAGAAGCTTCATGGAGAATCATTAATGTCAAAACTGGGGAGAGAAGTATTACTACTTCAAAGGAAACAGTACTGGAGAAAGTTGTTGGTACACAAGAAATGAAGGACAAAAGAGAGAGTAGTAGGGAAATAATGTGTGAACCTgaagagaaaggaagaagaataaTGAAAGAGGAAGTGATTTGTTCTGGAGAAGCCAAGTCCAAAGATATCATTGAGGTGAAAGTCATGAGTTCTCAAGAAGTTATTGTACCAGCACAAGAATCTGCATGTCATGGCTCTCCAGAGAGAGGTAAAGAGATAACTCCTCCACTACAAGGTGAAGAAATCTTTATTCTGCAAAATATAGAAGCTAATTCTACTAAAGACACTGATGGGAacaattttcaagaaaatataattgaagAAGTCTCTAGAGAGAAGGCTAAAGAGAAGAATGCTTCACAACAGGATGAAGAGGTGAAAGAAGTAGCAATAGAGTTTGCAAATGATTGGGATGAaaaagaagttgaagaagaagaagaagaagaagatgatgatgatgatgatgatgatgatgactatGAAGATTATGGAGATTTTGATGATTACATTGGAGAAATCTCAACTGATTGGATCTACGATGTATCGAGGCCTCGAAGTTACTGGGaagagttaaggaaagaaaGGTATCTTGAGGTTCTCAACACTGAATCAGATAAAAAGGACATATGTAACCTTATTCAGAG CCGAACAGTTTCAAACTTCTTGACGAGTGACTTGCGACAAAAAATCGATAATTTGATGACCAGTCTCGTGCAAAATCACTTAAGCGTACCAATCAAtcaagaagaaggtgaagatgaaaaagaagaagaagaagaagaagcagcagaGTGGGTTGAAGAGTGTTCAGCAAGGAACCAAGAAGATAACGAAACAGAGGAAAAACCAGAGAAGACAAATCTTGAAGCTGCAAGCGACACAATTCTTGAAGCTGATCTTGACGCTTGCAGCCAATCATCAGAAAGGAGTAGTACGTTGATGATCTCGTGGAGTTTCAGGGATCAAGATATTGACAAGGATCACGAACCGACAACGTCTTTATCTCTGCCTGAGCCTTCATCTGCCACAAGTCAAACT ACGCAGGAAATGCAGATGATAAGTGATCTCAGGGAACAAATGGAGCAGCTTCAACGAGAAATGCTAGAACTGCGAAACACCGTTAAATCTTGCACCGATATGCAACTTCATTTCCAGAAATCTGCGACTCAAGATTCTTGTCGCTCTG GCTCCTCCGCAGAACAACGAGTAGAAAGTAAGAATCCGTTAAGACGCAAGTGCTGCGTTTGCTCTGAGATGCCTGTTGACTCGCTTCTGTATAG GTGTGGACATATGTGCGCGTGTCTGAAATGTGCTCATGAATTGCAATGGAGCAGTAAGAAGTGTCCGATTTGTATGGCCCCAATCGTCGACGTTGT GAGAGCTTTTCTTGATGCTtag
- the LOC108840985 gene encoding uncharacterized protein LOC108840985 isoform X2 — protein MMTSDVETSQAFNYALSPHERCIRGDNNNNNNNKKTKNNNNTNNNVRNIHVALEKNLNVFVRDHLENVTASSGENVDESTTKAVPECSSSKSSVSKTEEPRSSSLSSIGSDPDPKLSHPGQLDKNTSRKETMPASSLVQIWEARTTSSNQNQSQTDSRTSSSGSNALENSESLSEEPPIKESETIQPIQEGSNEDEKEEEIESDSQSVSGEKEREGVRVMDIIRKLSSDTETATGNNDNGSSSYENGKEVQTTTSTTTETRSFPQVSCSPRIRGRQAFADLLVQMMRDREKELVCLLDRHCVSKFTHRGRIQSTLRIRCYERCIAIQDKYRSKSWAAGSDLNRAGGSDLNRSPRGSGVMHLLKEKNKTNSGNIETGAVSSRGRVMDKDAQKPLEKKVVEETMEKTDVKDVREVLSAAKKAVLSELVENKNGLKKPTGETSKKENAQGRGEKRETLAQEMVSAVETTKKAVLNELIENKNGLKKSTGETIKKEIAETMEKADAKEGLEGRGEKGELLKETAKKNVLSESAQGKSGLKKPIGETLQKETTQGRGETKEKAIAKENVLVGIAEKVNRWNSEEKMNWSRWTEKGKANTERVDKNEEATRRTNNNNVQSGERSNTTCEFPEKEVRRKEKEDCVSVETKSIGIRGDPQKSIAQEDEKVVQETTSRNNKNGLKKPTEKESKEGREMEEGNTFMGIAEKVKMWNSKYKKSRRRYSMDRGRGKTGKPNTERNEVLQEASWRIINVKTGERSITTSKETVLEKVVGTQEMKDKRESSREIMCEPEEKGRRIMKEEVICSGEAKSKDIIEVKVMSSQEVIVPAQESACHGSPERGKEITPPLQGEEIFILQNIEANSTKDTDGNNFQENIIEEVSREKAKEKNASQQDEEVKEVAIEFANDWDEKEVEEEEEEEDDDDDDDDDDYEDYGDFDDYIGEISTDWIYDVSRPRSYWEELRKERYLEVLNTESDKKDICNLIQSRTVSNFLTSDLRQKIDNLMTSLVQNHLSVPINQEEGEDEKEEEEEEAAEWVEECSARNQEDNETEEKPEKTNLEAASDTILEADLDACSQSSERSSTLMISWSFRDQDIDKDHEPTTSLSLPEPSSATSQTTQEMQMISDLREQMEQLQREMLELRNTVKSCTDMQLHFQKSATQDSCRSEQRVESKNPLRRKCCVCSEMPVDSLLYRCGHMCACLKCAHELQWSSKKCPICMAPIVDVVRAFLDA, from the exons ATGATGACATCTGATGTAGAAACGTCTCAGGCTTTTAATTACGCATTGAGCCCTCACGAGAGATGCATCCGtggagacaacaacaacaacaacaacaataagaagaccaagaacaacaacaacaccaacaaCAATGTCCGAAACATACACGTGGCCTTAGAGAAGAATCTCAATGTTTTTGTCAGAGATCATCTCGAAAACGTTACCGCTTCCTCCGGTGAGAATGTTGATGAATCCACCACCAAAGCTGTTCCTGAATGTTCTTCCAGCAAATCCTCTGTTTCGAAAACAGAGGAACCTCGGTCATCATCATTGTCTTCTATAGGATCCGACCCGGATCCGAAATTATCTCATCCGGGTCAACTAGATAAGAACACGTCAAGGAAAGAAACCATGCCGGCTTCTTCTCTGGTTCAGATATGGGAGGCGAGGACAACGAGCTCGAACCAAAACCAATCACAAACCGATAGCAGAACTAGTTCTTCGGGATCAAACGCGCTAGAGAACTCTGAGTCTCTCAGTGAGGAACCACCGATCAAAGAATCTGAAACCATACAACCGATCCAAGAAGGAAGCAATGAGgatgagaaagaagaagagattgaatCTGACTCACAATCTGTTTCcggagagaaagaaagagaaggtgTAAGAGTTATGGATATAATCAGGAAACTAAGCAGCGACACGGAAACAGCAACGGGTAATAACGACAACGGAAGCAGCAGTTACGAAAATGGTAAAGAAGTTCAGACAACAACATCAACAACAACAGAAACAAGAAGTTTTCCTCAGGTTTCTTGTTCCCCAAGAATAAGAGGGAGACAAGCCTTTGCTGATTTGTTAGTTCAGATGATGCGTGATCGAGAGAAAGAGCTGGTTTGTTTATTAGATCGTCATTGTGTTTCGAAGTTCACCCACCGGGGAAGGATTCAG TCGACGCTTAGGATACGATGTTACGAAAGGTGCATTGCAATTCAAGATAAGTATCGGTCTAAGTCATGGGCAGCAGGATCCGATTTAAACAGGGCAGGAGGATCTGATTTAAACCGGTCACCACGAGGGTCTGGTGTGATGCATCTTCTCAA GGAGAAAAATAAGACAAACTCTGGGAACATTGAGACTGGAGCTGTCTCTTCTCGGGGAAGGGTGATGGATAAAGATGCTCAGAAGCCTTTGGAGAAGAAAGTTGTGGAGGAAACAATGGAGAAGACTGATGTGAAGGATGTTCGAGAAGTGCTTTCTGCCGCGAAGAAAGCTGTCTTGAGTGAACTTGTAGAGAACAAGAACGGTTTAAAGAAACCTACAGGAGAAACTAGCAAGAAGGAAAATGCACAAGGGAGAGGCGAAAAGCGAGAAACACTGGCTCAAGAAATGGTTTCTGCGGTGGAAACCACGAAAAAAGCTGTCTTGAATGAACTTATAGAAAACAAGAATGGTCTAAAGAAATCCACAGGAGAAACTATTAAGAAGGAAATTGCAGAAACAATGGAAAAAGCTGATGCTAAAGAAGGTCTTGAAGGGAGAGGGGAGAAGGGGGAGTTGTTGAAGGAAACAGCCAAGAAAAATGTTTTGAGTGAAAGTGCACAGGGTAAGAGTGGTTTAAAGAAACCTATAGGGGAAACCCTTCAGAAAGAAACTACACAAGGCAGAGGAGAAACAAAGGAAAAAGCTATTGCTAAGGAAAATGTTTTGGTTGGAATAGCTGAGAAGGTGAACCGATGGAACTCAGAGGAGAAAATGAATTGGAGTAGATGGACAGAGAAAGGCAAAGCAAATACTGAGAGAGTTGATAAAAATGAAGAAGCTACAAGAAGAACCAATAATAATAATGTCCAAAGTGGGGAAAGAAGCAATACTACTTGTGAGTTTCCTGAGAAAGAAGTAAGAAGAAAGGAAAAGGAAGACTGTGTTTCTGTAGAAACTAAGTCCATAGGGATTAGGGGGGATCCTCAAAAAAGTATTGCACAAGAAGATGAAAAGGTTGTCCAGGAGACAACAAGCAGAAACAATAAAAATGGTTTAAAGAAACCTACTGAGAAGGAAAGCAAAGAAGGGAGAGAAATGGAGGAAGGAAACACATTCATGGGGATAGCTGAGAAGGTGAAAATGTGGAACTCCAAGTATAAAAAGAGCAGGAGAAGATATTCTATGGACAGAGGTAGAGGTAAAACAGGCAAACCTAATACCGAGAGAAATGAAGTGTTGCAAGAAGCTTCATGGAGAATCATTAATGTCAAAACTGGGGAGAGAAGTATTACTACTTCAAAGGAAACAGTACTGGAGAAAGTTGTTGGTACACAAGAAATGAAGGACAAAAGAGAGAGTAGTAGGGAAATAATGTGTGAACCTgaagagaaaggaagaagaataaTGAAAGAGGAAGTGATTTGTTCTGGAGAAGCCAAGTCCAAAGATATCATTGAGGTGAAAGTCATGAGTTCTCAAGAAGTTATTGTACCAGCACAAGAATCTGCATGTCATGGCTCTCCAGAGAGAGGTAAAGAGATAACTCCTCCACTACAAGGTGAAGAAATCTTTATTCTGCAAAATATAGAAGCTAATTCTACTAAAGACACTGATGGGAacaattttcaagaaaatataattgaagAAGTCTCTAGAGAGAAGGCTAAAGAGAAGAATGCTTCACAACAGGATGAAGAGGTGAAAGAAGTAGCAATAGAGTTTGCAAATGATTGGGATGAaaaagaagttgaagaagaagaagaagaagaagatgatgatgatgatgatgatgatgatgactatGAAGATTATGGAGATTTTGATGATTACATTGGAGAAATCTCAACTGATTGGATCTACGATGTATCGAGGCCTCGAAGTTACTGGGaagagttaaggaaagaaaGGTATCTTGAGGTTCTCAACACTGAATCAGATAAAAAGGACATATGTAACCTTATTCAGAG CCGAACAGTTTCAAACTTCTTGACGAGTGACTTGCGACAAAAAATCGATAATTTGATGACCAGTCTCGTGCAAAATCACTTAAGCGTACCAATCAAtcaagaagaaggtgaagatgaaaaagaagaagaagaagaagaagcagcagaGTGGGTTGAAGAGTGTTCAGCAAGGAACCAAGAAGATAACGAAACAGAGGAAAAACCAGAGAAGACAAATCTTGAAGCTGCAAGCGACACAATTCTTGAAGCTGATCTTGACGCTTGCAGCCAATCATCAGAAAGGAGTAGTACGTTGATGATCTCGTGGAGTTTCAGGGATCAAGATATTGACAAGGATCACGAACCGACAACGTCTTTATCTCTGCCTGAGCCTTCATCTGCCACAAGTCAAACT ACGCAGGAAATGCAGATGATAAGTGATCTCAGGGAACAAATGGAGCAGCTTCAACGAGAAATGCTAGAACTGCGAAACACCGTTAAATCTTGCACCGATATGCAACTTCATTTCCAGAAATCTGCGACTCAAGATTCTTGTCGCTCTG AACAACGAGTAGAAAGTAAGAATCCGTTAAGACGCAAGTGCTGCGTTTGCTCTGAGATGCCTGTTGACTCGCTTCTGTATAG GTGTGGACATATGTGCGCGTGTCTGAAATGTGCTCATGAATTGCAATGGAGCAGTAAGAAGTGTCCGATTTGTATGGCCCCAATCGTCGACGTTGT GAGAGCTTTTCTTGATGCTtag